TTGTCAATTTTTTGATAGCTGACAATAAATTGACAATTTGAGGTTTTCAGTGGTTCAAAATTCAGAAACAATCAACTCAGGCTCATTTTTAGACGAAGCATTTGTTGGTGATAGTGTTGTGATTCGCCAGGTAAAAAAATTAATCAATCAGGTGGCAAAAAGTAATGCCAGTGTCCTGATACTCGGTGAATCAGGCACGGGTAAAGAAGTGGTGGCAAATTGCCTGCATAAACTGTCCAAACGTACTAAAAAGCCCTATGTGCCCGTCAATTGTGGTGCAATCCCCAGAGACTTATTAGAGAGTGAATTGTTTGGTCATGAAAAGGGGGCTTTTACCGGCGCGTTAACACAACGCAAAGGACGCTTTGAAATGGCTCAGGAAGGCACACTCTTCTTAGATGAAATTGGCGATATGCCTCTTGCCATGCAAGTGAAAATTTTACGTGTCCTGCAAGAACGTATCTTTGAACGCGTTGGGGGCAATAAAAGTCTCCATGCTGATGTGCGGGTCATTGCCGCAACCCATAGAGATTTAGAAGACGAAGTCAAAGCGGGTCGCTTTAGAGAAGATTTATTTTATCGTCTTAATGTATTCCCCATCGAAATTCCGGCTTTAAGAGAGCGTGTAGAAGACATTCCACTGTTATTCCAAGTGCTCAATCAACGTATGCAGGAGATCAGTGAAAGTTCTGTAGCACTTAGCCCTGAAGCCATGGCATCTATTATGCAACATGCCTGGCCAGGCAATGTGCGTGAATTATCTAATTTAGTGGAACGCTTGGGTATTATGTTCCCCGAAGAACCGGTTAGTTGGGATGATTTGCCAGAAAAATATCAATACGATATTTCTCATATTGAAGAATTACCTGATATCAATAATATTGGTGTTTCAAATGAGAACGATACTGAAGATAAAACTTTAGCCACTGAAAATATAGCAACGCAGAATGAAGCAACACCTTTGCTGGATGATGGTTCAAACTTAGACGCTTTATCCAGTCAATTACCACAAGGTGGTTTTGATTTAAAAGATCACATGGCCAACCTTGAATATTCTCTTATACAACAAGCCCTCAAAGAGTCTGATGGTGTGGTTGCTCACGCGGCCAAACGCTTGAATATGCGCAGAACTACTCTGGTGGAGAAAATGAAAAAATATGAAGTGATGTTTCAAAGTAATTGAGTGATTTTGGATGGTAGGACTATACGTAGCTGTAGAGTCGATGGGTAGAGCGATAAACAAATGACATAATTATTTCACGGTATCTTCATAACACGGCTTTAAACAAAAAAACCAACTTTATAAGTTGGCTTTTTTGTTCTAAATAACTAATTAATTAGCTTGTTTTTTTCTACGAGAAAAACCCATTCCTACAAGTCCAAGACCAAAAAGAGCCAAAGATGCGGGTTCTGGAATACTAGGTAAGCTTCCCTGATTGAGCAAGGCATAACGTACTTGTCCACCCGCTACAAGCACTTCACCAATGCCATTGCCCCAGAAAGACACTTTGGTAAAATCCCCCGTATCATCAAAAGCCGCAACAAAGATTTCAAATACACTTCTACTGGGATCGGTTTGTGATGGGAATTGGCCATCAGCTCTTGCATTGGCACTTGCGACTTTGATAGGTGTACCATCATCAAAAGACATAAATAATTCAGTCAAAGGATCAAAACAACAAGTTGCCCAATCACCTACCTCAAAACCAACCGCATTAACGGGAGTATCAAAAGTAAAGCTAATCCCACTCGCAAAATAATCCATAGGATCAGTACGTGGATTAGAACCACCTGTAGCAGAAGTAAAAGGATTGATCCTAATGGTTTCTCCTGACATTGAACCATAAGACCTTACAGAGGCTGAACCACCATCATTTTGAGTGATGACATAGTCGCCTCGGTCAATACTAACCCCACCGCTCATAGTTGACCAAACATCAACTGATTCAGTACCACCCGCACCGGCAACAGTTGAGCTAAAGCTACTGACACCTGCGCTAATGCCATCAAAAACAGTAGCAATTGTTGCATTAGCTGTTGTGCTCACAAGCATTACTGCCGCTACTGTAAGCATTCTAAATTCATGTATCATAATAAAACTCCTAGTTTAACTTAAGGATAAAATGTGTTTGTAATACATGTTAAGCATAAAATGTTCCATGAGTGTTAACTAATTGTTTTTTTACATAAAATTATTATGTTTGTTTAAATGGAATATAAAAAATAGTAGGTTTGTAAAAAAAACTGACACTAAAAAACGGAGTGTAGAATAAGTTACAGTGCAATAGTATTTGAATAACTATCAGTGAAAAGAAAATTTCGAATTATTAATATTTTGTTTCAAGTGTTATTCAAGGTGTTGTTTAATAACATTATATAATGGATGTTGGGCTTTAAAGTTGCGTGTGGTTATAAATTTAACTAATTACTATCTTCTTTTTTGTGGTATCTATAAGTGAACTAAAAATAAGCATTATTAATTTATAGAATAAAAAATATTGTAAAAAAAGTTGACAGTATAATCATTAGGGTGACTCATAGAGACGGGCATAACTAAACCCTGAATTTTTTCAATCTGTGTTGCTAAAAATTACTTGATAATTATCATTAAAAATTAAGTCAAAAAAATGTCATGTATCTACTTTAATTAAATGGCATGTGTCGTAACCTACTGTAATTTAATGTCTAATTATTAATTGGTTTGCTTTTTGCAGCAAACCCGTAGAAAACTTCAATAAAAAAGAGACGCTGGAGTAAATTATGGGTGTAGCGGCATTTTTCGATACAGAATTAACAGAAGCAAGTTCAATGACATTGCTCAAAGAGCAGAGTGTTGAGGTTAATTCTATACAACAAAGTAAGCCTTCACTGCAAGAATCAATTACGGAAAACCGCTTAAAAGCACTGCTTAAGGCTTTGCCCGCAGGTGTGATCGTATTGGATGGTAAAGGTTTAGTGCAAGAGTGTAATCCGGCCGCTATCGAATTGTTAGATGAGCCTTTGATAGGTGTGGCCTGGTATTCTGTCATTAATCGTGCCTTTGATCACAGCCGAACTTCCGGGCAAGATTCTATGACTAAAAAGGCCAGATTGTTAGTATCTCGACCTGTCCTCTAGGTGAGGGCGTTCCCGGTCAAATTATTCTTCTACAAGATGTGACCGAGAAACGTCAGCTACAAGCTAAATATGATCAGCAAAACCGTTTGGCATCCATGGGGCAAATGGCTGCGCAATTAGCCCATCAAATTAGAACGCCCATTTCAGCCGCCTTACTCTATGCTTCACATTTAAAATCACCCAATTTAGATAATGACAAACGCCTGCGTTTTGCAGACAAAATATTGACTCGTATTCAAAGTCTGGAACAATTGATCAATGATATGTTGCTCTTTTCTCGCAACGGTATGGAACATCGTGAAAGCATTTCAGTGCAGCAACTGCTCAATGAATTACAGCAAAATATTGTTTTACCTGAAAGCAATCAAGCCATTAATTTATCCTTTAATTATAAGCCTGAAAATACATTTTTTATTTCCGGTAATCGCAGTCTTCTCATTAGCGGGTTGGTGAATCTAGTTAATAATGCCTTACATGCAGTTAAAACTAATAATGACAGAGCAGCAAAGGTAACAATTAACGTCTCACAACCCATTCATGGCGCAATTGATTTCACGATTATAGACAATGGTGTAGGTATTTCATCTGAAGACGAAACAAAGATATTTGAACCCTTTTACACCACCAAAAATAATGGTACAGGCTTAGGGTTGGCGGTAGTAAAAGCCATTGCCAATGCTCATGATGGTGAGCTTTGGTTAGAAAGTTCCTCAACAAAAGCTGAAGCATCAGGGAGTGTGTTTAGAATGCGTATTCCCACACAAATTCAAAACTTGCACAAAAAATAGCAAACCATCATTCGGAGACCTTAGCATGATGAATACTAAAAAACGAATCCTCAAAGCCCTTTAATTCTAGTAGTTGAAGATGATGAGGCTCTGCGTGAAGCCTTAGTTGATACATTACAGATGGGTGGTTATAACACGCTGGAAGCGGATAATGGTCGTGCGGCATTAGAACATCTTGCACAGGATGAAATGTCAGAAATAGAGTAAGCGCTTAACCATCTAGCGTTATTCAAAAAATATCTCCCCTGCCTCATAATCAATCCATCGATTAATTATGAGACATATCAATGAAACCAGAAACCCAAGCCAACTCAAAACAATTTTGGCAAGACCACGTTAATCAATGGAATGAAAACAGTATCAGCCAGGCATCCTATTGTCAGGAACATGGGCTATCCATCAAACGTTTTGGCTATTACAAGCGTAAGTTGCTGGGTGCAACAACGCAAACCAGTGCGATGACAAAGGGGAATGGTTTTATTCAACTATCCTCCCCGAAACACTATTCAGCCCGCACCTCAGCATTAATTGTAGAATTACCCAATCAGCTACGCATTGAAGGAGTGACTGCCGATAATGTACAGCTGGTAAAACAATTAGCAGGACTGTTCCAATGAAGTCAGCCATACGTCCATCACTCAGCCTGCCACAGGTGTATCTCTATCTGAAGCCTGTTGATTTTCGTAAAAGTTTTATTGGCCTCAGTGCCATTGTTGAATGTGAATTAGGTCATAATCCTTTTGCAGGCCATCTGTATGCCTTTACCAATCGTCAGCGTAATAAAATTAAATGCCTCTTCTGGGATAATACCGGTTTTGTATTCTATTACAAAAGTCTCTCAGAAGAAAAGTTCAAATGGCCAAAGGGTGAAGATGACCTGATGAATATCACCGGACAACAAATCAACTGGCTATTAGACGGCTATGATATCAGTGTCATGAAACCGCATAAGAAATTGCATTATGAGTCTGTATTTTAAGTACTTTTAGTCTATTTTTTGTTATAATAAAGCCATGCAAAACAAGGCTGAATCCACAAAAACGACTCTATATTTTCCGCTTTTTCACACGCGGACAAGAATGAATTGTTGAGTGTCATTGAACAGAAAAACCACCGTATAAAAATACTGGAAGAAGCCCTTCGTCTGGCTCGTAGTAAACGCTTTGCACCCAGCAGTGAAAAAAGTGATGGTCAGGAACGCTTATTTGATGAAGCTGAGCAGGCGGCTGACGATGAGGGGCTCCCTGAACCTAAAACCACTTCGCCTAAGAAGAAAGAAAAAACAGGCAGGAAGCCTTTCTCAAAGATATTCCAAGAGTCCCTGTCTTCATCGATCTGACAGATGAAGAAAAAGCCGGTGCCATTGAGGTTTTTTACACTAAAGTCAGAGAAGAGCTGGATATCATTCCAGCTAAAGTCCAAATACTGGAATACTTCCAGGAAAAAGCCGTCTTTGCAGGCACCAATGACACAGACAGTCGTTCAATGAAAGCTGCGGTCATGCCAAAACATCCATTACCTAAATCAATGGGCAGTATTCACCTGATGGCACACATCATTATCTCAAAATATGCCGATGGTTTGCCTCTGTATCGAATGGAAGGCATATTATCACGCTATGGCGGCGATATAACCCGAGCCACCATGGCCAATTGGGCTATTAAACTGGCTCATCAGTTCCAGCCGCTCATCAACCTCATGCGAGAACATCAACTGTCGGGTGACATCATCCAAATGGATGAAACGGTGCTCAAAGTATTAAAAGAGCCGGGACTCAGTGCTCATTCGAACAAATACATGTGGGTCACGTGGCGGGCCACCTGGACAACCCAGTGTGCTGTTTGAATACGATCCTTCTCGTAAGAAGGAAGTACCACTGCGCCTGCTTGATGGCTTTAGCGGCTATCTGCAAACCGATGGCTATGCCGGTTACAATGCCGTGTGTGCACAAAATAATGCCACATCGGTCGGCTGCTGGGATCACACTCGCCGTAAATTCAAAGATTCTCAGACGGCACAACCAAAGAAAAAGAGAGCAATCAAAAGCCTACAAAGCCGATGTGGCACTGGCCCATATCAATAAGCTGTATTTAATTGAGCGTGAGATAAAAAGAAGCCAGTGTTAATGAAAAATTTAAGGTTCGTCAGAAACAGAGCCTGCCGCTTCTTGAGAAAATAAGAACATGGGTCGATAACACCCTGGGCAAAGTGCCGAACGACAGCTTGACAGGAAAAGCACTCACCTATATTAATAATCAATGGCCTAAGCTGACTGTTTATTGTGAAGATGGTCGGTTGAATATCAGTAATGTGCTGGCAGAAAATGCTATCCGTCCATTCTGCGTGGGTAGAAAGGCCTGGTTATTTTCAGATACGCCAAAGGGTGCACATGCCAGTGCAGTTCATTATAGTTTTATTGAAACCGCTAAGGCCAATGATATTGAGCCATATACGTATATGGTCTATGTATTAACCCAATTACCTTATGCGGATACGGTTGAAAAGCTGGAAGCATTGCTTCCCTGGAATTTTAAAAAATCAGAATTGGAAAAGGTAAAGAACGCTGTTCGTTAAGCGCTTACGAAATAGACATTGTGATCAGTGATGTGCAAATGCCTAAAATGGATGGTCATCAAATGCTCAAGCAAATTAAACGCCACTATGATGTGCCGGTGTTATTGATGACAGCTTATGGCACCATCAGCAAGGCCATTGAGGCCATGAAAGATGGGGCGGTTGATTATCTGGTCAAACCCTTTGAGGCCGAAGTCCTTGTGTCAGTAGTGAGTCGTTATGTGGGCAAGAGCATTGAAGATCATCAAATGATTGCAGAATCTGTGAGTATGAAACAAATTACCCAACTTTCAAAACGCGTGGCCGCCAGTGATGCCACGGTCATGATTGGTGGTTCAAGTGGTACGGGTAAAGAGGTCTTAGCCCGTTTCATTCATAATAATTCCAGTCGTGCAGATAAACCCTTTGTTGCCATTAACTGTGCCGCTATTCCAGAGAACATGCTTGAAGCAACCTTGTTTGGCTATGAAAAGGGGGCTTTTACCGGCGCTTATAAAGCCTCATCCGGTAAATTTGAGCAAGCTCAGGGTGGCACTTTATTACTGGATGAAATTTCAGAAATGGATTTAGGCCTGCAGGCAAAGCTTTTACGTGTCCTGCAAGAAAAAGAAGTTGAACGTCTGGGAGGGCAGGAATTGATACCTCTTAATGTGCGTGTTTTGGCAACGTCTAACCGTAATATGCAGCAGCAGGTTAAAGATAATCGTTTTAGAGAAGATTTATTTTATCGTCTCAATGTATTCCCTTTAAGTATTCCTGATTTAAAAGATCGTAAGGAAGATATTATTCCTTTAGCGGAACATATTATTAATAAAATGGCCAAACAAAATGGTTGTCAAATCCCTCAATTATCTGATGAGGCGAAACAAAAACTGATCAGTCATAACTGGCCGGGCAATATTCGTGAAATGGATAATGTTATTCAACGGGCTTTTATTTTACACATTGATAATATTATTACACCAGAAGACATGCCGATGGAAATGTTCTCCGAAACCGGTGTTGAAGCTGAGTTAAATTCTGTTGATAGAGTCTCTGCCAAAGTAGCGGATTCAATAGTAACTGAACAAATGAATAGTACTCAGGCGAATAGCTCTAATGTGATGAGTATGCTGGCTGAGAGTAAAACTTCATCAAATTTAAATGATGAGTTGCGTGGTCGAGAATTTGACAAAATTCTGGAAATTCTTCACACCACAATGGGCAATAGAAAAATGGCGGCAGAACAATTAGGTATTAGCCAAAGGACGCTGAGATACAAGTTAGCCAAGATGCGTGATGGCGGTATTGTTGTGCCGGGCGGTTTTGGCGCGAAAACTGCTTAAATAATGCTTAAGTATATAAAACAATATAAATAACACTTATTTTTTGACACTTGTGCAGAAAATATCAAGGACACTGAGATGATTAACGATATTAATAGCTCCAGTATGATGCTGCAAATGCGCTCTATGGCTGATATGGCTAAGACTAAAAACACCGCCTTGGACATTAATAATGACGGGCTTCCGGGTACTGCGTCGGTGAATAAAATGGCAGAAACGGAATCTGTTGATTTTGGTAGCTTATTAAAATCAGCAGTGCAACAGGTGAATTCAATGCAGCAAGTTTCCGGCGATTTAAAGAAAGATTTTATTTCTGGTAAAGAAGGTGTGGACTTGGCTCAAGTGATGATTGCTACGGAAAAATCCAGCGTTGCTTTTGGTGCAATGCTTGAAGTAAGAAATAAATTGCTCAAAGCTTATGAAGAAGTTAAACGTATTCGTGTGTAATTCGGCTAAATACTACTAGTGATGTGTGGAGAAATAACTAATGGCTGAAGAAACAGCAAACAAAAATTCGATGGTGATGTTACAAAACATTAGTGAATATCCGCTATTAAGGCAATTAGGCCTAATGGTGGGACTTGCTGCGAGTGTTGCTTTAGGCGTTGCTATTGTCTTTTGGTCGCAATCACCCGACTACACAACGCTTTATGCAGAATTACCTGACAATGAACTTTCGCAAGTCGCAGATGCTTTAAAGCAAAGCAAAATAAAGTACAAAATAAGTGCTGGTAATATCATGGTGCCAGCCA
This genomic window from sulfur-oxidizing endosymbiont of Gigantopelta aegis contains:
- a CDS encoding sigma-54 dependent transcriptional regulator, whose product is MVQNSETINSGSFLDEAFVGDSVVIRQVKKLINQVAKSNASVLILGESGTGKEVVANCLHKLSKRTKKPYVPVNCGAIPRDLLESELFGHEKGAFTGALTQRKGRFEMAQEGTLFLDEIGDMPLAMQVKILRVLQERIFERVGGNKSLHADVRVIAATHRDLEDEVKAGRFREDLFYRLNVFPIEIPALRERVEDIPLLFQVLNQRMQEISESSVALSPEAMASIMQHAWPGNVRELSNLVERLGIMFPEEPVSWDDLPEKYQYDISHIEELPDINNIGVSNENDTEDKTLATENIATQNEATPLLDDGSNLDALSSQLPQGGFDLKDHMANLEYSLIQQALKESDGVVAHAAKRLNMRRTTLVEKMKKYEVMFQSN
- a CDS encoding PEP-CTERM sorting domain-containing protein; its protein translation is MLVSTTANATIATVFDGISAGVSSFSSTVAGAGGTESVDVWSTMSGGVSIDRGDYVITQNDGGSASVRSYGSMSGETIRINPFTSATGGSNPRTDPMDYFASGISFTFDTPVNAVGFEVGDWATCCFDPLTELFMSFDDGTPIKVASANARADGQFPSQTDPSRSVFEIFVAAFDDTGDFTKVSFWGNGIGEVLVAGGQVRYALLNQGSLPSIPEPASLALFGLGLVGMGFSRRKKQAN
- a CDS encoding PAS domain-containing protein; amino-acid sequence: MGVAAFFDTELTEASSMTLLKEQSVEVNSIQQSKPSLQESITENRLKALLKALPAGVIVLDGKGLVQECNPAAIELLDEPLIGVAWYSVINRAFDHSRTSGQDSMTKKARLLVSRPVL
- a CDS encoding sensor histidine kinase, translating into MTEKRQLQAKYDQQNRLASMGQMAAQLAHQIRTPISAALLYASHLKSPNLDNDKRLRFADKILTRIQSLEQLINDMLLFSRNGMEHRESISVQQLLNELQQNIVLPESNQAINLSFNYKPENTFFISGNRSLLISGLVNLVNNALHAVKTNNDRAAKVTINVSQPIHGAIDFTIIDNGVGISSEDETKIFEPFYTTKNNGTGLGLAVVKAIANAHDGELWLESSSTKAEASGSVFRMRIPTQIQNLHKK
- the tnpA gene encoding IS66 family insertion sequence element accessory protein TnpA — translated: MKPETQANSKQFWQDHVNQWNENSISQASYCQEHGLSIKRFGYYKRKLLGATTQTSAMTKGNGFIQLSSPKHYSARTSALIVELPNQLRIEGVTADNVQLVKQLAGLFQ
- the tnpB gene encoding IS66 family insertion sequence element accessory protein TnpB (TnpB, as the term is used for proteins encoded by IS66 family insertion elements, is considered an accessory protein, since TnpC, encoded by a neighboring gene, is a DDE family transposase.), producing the protein MKSAIRPSLSLPQVYLYLKPVDFRKSFIGLSAIVECELGHNPFAGHLYAFTNRQRNKIKCLFWDNTGFVFYYKSLSEEKFKWPKGEDDLMNITGQQINWLLDGYDISVMKPHKKLHYESVF
- a CDS encoding transposase; this encodes MLSVIEQKNHRIKILEEALRLARSKRFAPSSEKSDGQERLFDEAEQAADDEGLPEPKTTSPKKKEKTGRKPFSKIFQESLSSSI
- a CDS encoding IS66 family transposase; the protein is MPKHPLPKSMGSIHLMAHIIISKYADGLPLYRMEGILSRYGGDITRATMANWAIKLAHQFQPLINLMREHQLSGDIIQMDETVLKVLKEPGLSAHSNKYMWVTWRATWTTQCAV
- a CDS encoding IS66 family transposase, which gives rise to MLFEYDPSRKKEVPLRLLDGFSGYLQTDGYAGYNAVCAQNNATSVGCWDHTRRKFKDSQTAQPKKKRAIKSLQSRCGTGPYQ
- a CDS encoding transposase domain-containing protein; translation: METAKANDIEPYTYMVYVLTQLPYADTVEKLEALLPWNFKKSELEKVKNAVR
- a CDS encoding sigma-54-dependent transcriptional regulator, yielding MDIVISDVQMPKMDGHQMLKQIKRHYDVPVLLMTAYGTISKAIEAMKDGAVDYLVKPFEAEVLVSVVSRYVGKSIEDHQMIAESVSMKQITQLSKRVAASDATVMIGGSSGTGKEVLARFIHNNSSRADKPFVAINCAAIPENMLEATLFGYEKGAFTGAYKASSGKFEQAQGGTLLLDEISEMDLGLQAKLLRVLQEKEVERLGGQELIPLNVRVLATSNRNMQQQVKDNRFREDLFYRLNVFPLSIPDLKDRKEDIIPLAEHIINKMAKQNGCQIPQLSDEAKQKLISHNWPGNIREMDNVIQRAFILHIDNIITPEDMPMEMFSETGVEAELNSVDRVSAKVADSIVTEQMNSTQANSSNVMSMLAESKTSSNLNDELRGREFDKILEILHTTMGNRKMAAEQLGISQRTLRYKLAKMRDGGIVVPGGFGAKTA
- the fliE gene encoding flagellar hook-basal body complex protein FliE, giving the protein MINDINSSSMMLQMRSMADMAKTKNTALDINNDGLPGTASVNKMAETESVDFGSLLKSAVQQVNSMQQVSGDLKKDFISGKEGVDLAQVMIATEKSSVAFGAMLEVRNKLLKAYEEVKRIRV